From Vibrio tritonius, the proteins below share one genomic window:
- a CDS encoding PTS sugar transporter subunit IIC, translated as MKHIITRLLTINLDHYVAPTARMISSSVHISALRDGFQLSMPFIFIGCLFVPFMFPLMNVPDQIMSSSLWWEDFLITIRPIILPTYKLTLGMVALIVAFGVATSLAKQYHLPERLSGLTGSMAFLLLSGVADSQSIDIRYLGGSGIFTALVASLYAVEIIHLCILKGWYIRMPEDVPRITVQTFKLLIPIFIVFVSVSVFNSLLESKVGMHLPQVIEQLFRPLVLASDSLIAVLISVLVCQLLWFVGIHGSIVVTGIMNPFWMTNLLINQQAMESGSTLLPHIYTASFWDFFLLIGGVGSTLPLVYLAIKSRSNQIKSIGKVALIPSIFNINEPILFGFPIIMNPVFIIPFIGVPLINATLVWYLTSVDILDRVVMMLPWTLPAPIGAAWAANGSINNALMTIIAILISYFCYVPFFRTHERMVLEQQEKLHTK; from the coding sequence ATGAAACATATTATCACTCGGCTATTAACGATTAATTTAGACCATTATGTCGCGCCAACGGCTCGTATGATCAGTTCTAGCGTTCATATCAGTGCACTTCGTGATGGATTTCAATTATCTATGCCGTTTATTTTTATCGGCTGTTTGTTTGTGCCATTTATGTTTCCATTGATGAATGTCCCAGACCAGATCATGAGTAGTTCTTTGTGGTGGGAAGATTTTTTGATCACGATTCGACCTATTATATTACCGACTTACAAATTAACGTTAGGTATGGTTGCGTTAATTGTCGCATTTGGTGTTGCCACGAGTTTAGCTAAGCAGTATCACCTTCCCGAGCGGTTATCGGGATTAACGGGCAGCATGGCATTTTTATTGTTATCTGGGGTTGCCGATAGTCAGAGTATTGATATTCGGTATTTAGGTGGTTCGGGGATATTTACAGCGCTGGTGGCCAGTTTATATGCAGTTGAAATCATTCATTTATGTATTCTTAAGGGCTGGTATATTCGTATGCCAGAAGATGTCCCGCGAATTACAGTACAAACCTTTAAGTTGCTTATTCCTATATTTATCGTATTTGTAAGTGTATCAGTATTTAATAGCTTACTAGAAAGCAAAGTCGGTATGCATTTACCCCAGGTAATCGAACAGCTATTTCGACCCTTGGTATTGGCTTCTGATAGTTTAATCGCAGTACTCATTTCCGTATTAGTTTGCCAACTACTTTGGTTTGTTGGTATACATGGTTCTATTGTGGTTACCGGTATAATGAATCCTTTTTGGATGACCAATTTATTGATAAATCAACAGGCTATGGAAAGTGGGAGTACATTACTACCACATATTTACACTGCGTCTTTTTGGGATTTTTTCTTGTTGATAGGTGGGGTCGGTTCAACGCTGCCATTGGTGTATCTCGCGATTAAAAGTCGATCGAATCAAATAAAATCAATCGGTAAAGTGGCGCTTATCCCTTCAATTTTTAATATCAACGAGCCAATTTTATTTGGTTTTCCCATTATTATGAATCCAGTATTTATTATTCCGTTTATCGGTGTGCCTCTGATTAATGCTACCTTAGTTTGGTACCTTACTTCAGTTGATATTCTTGATCGTGTGGTAATGATGTTGCCTTGGACACTACCCGCACCGATTGGTGCCGCATGGGCGGCTAATGGCAGCATTAACAACGCATTGATGACGATTATTGCCATCTTGATTTCTTACTTTTGTTACGTGCCGTTTTTTCGCACGCATGAACGGATGGTGCTTGAGCAGCAAGAGAAATTACATACAAAGTAA
- a CDS encoding GNAT family acetyltransferase, protein MIITPYQSEHQAAVIELWNACGLVKPWNDPSKDIERKVAHSPELFLVGLVDGKVVGTVMGGYDGHRGWINYLAVNPDAQQTGLGRALMQAVERLLLAQGCPKINLQVRSTNTQVITFYEKLGYQDDQVLGLGKRLIDDE, encoded by the coding sequence GTGATCATTACGCCCTATCAGTCTGAACATCAGGCGGCTGTCATTGAACTATGGAACGCATGTGGATTAGTTAAGCCTTGGAATGACCCTTCAAAAGATATTGAGCGTAAGGTGGCGCACAGCCCTGAGCTCTTTCTGGTTGGTTTAGTTGATGGCAAAGTAGTGGGGACGGTGATGGGGGGATACGATGGTCATCGAGGTTGGATTAATTACCTTGCTGTTAACCCTGATGCGCAGCAAACAGGGTTAGGACGAGCGTTGATGCAGGCTGTTGAAAGGCTTCTCCTTGCGCAAGGGTGCCCTAAAATTAACTTGCAGGTGCGCAGCACTAATACGCAAGTTATCACTTTCTATGAGAAGTTAGGCTACCAAGATGACCAGGTGTTAGGTTTAGGTAAGCGACTGATTGACGATGAATAA
- the sufE gene encoding cysteine desulfuration protein SufE: protein MTPERLVKNFARCNDWEERYLYLIELGQRLPPYPSDKMSERHLVEGCQSKVWLAIEENDYQIVFDATSDTLIVKGLIALIRIAFNEKTPLQIIDFDIDNWFEQLGLTSHLTPSRQQGLYAMVNKIQRFASRALHITS, encoded by the coding sequence ATGACACCAGAGCGACTCGTCAAAAACTTTGCACGATGTAATGACTGGGAAGAACGTTATTTGTATCTCATCGAGCTAGGACAACGTTTACCCCCTTACCCAAGCGATAAAATGAGTGAACGCCACCTAGTTGAAGGTTGCCAAAGCAAAGTCTGGTTAGCGATTGAGGAAAACGACTATCAGATCGTATTTGATGCAACCAGCGATACATTGATCGTCAAAGGGCTTATTGCATTAATCCGCATTGCATTTAACGAAAAAACTCCTTTGCAGATCATTGATTTTGATATAGATAACTGGTTTGAACAGCTTGGTTTGACTAGTCACCTCACGCCCAGTCGACAACAGGGCCTTTATGCCATGGTGAATAAAATACAAAGATTTGCTTCAAGGGCATTGCATATAACATCGTAG